Proteins found in one Amycolatopsis umgeniensis genomic segment:
- a CDS encoding hydroxymethylglutaryl-CoA lyase: protein MGTRELGLPDRVPSAAALPERVTIWEVGPRDGLQNEKSIVPVGVKLEFLDKLADAGLTTLEATSFVSPKWVPQLADAEQLLAGLEKREGVRYPVLVPNERGLDRALEAGVSHIAIFASATETFAKKNLNSTVDDQFAMFEPVVTRARAEGLDVRGYVSMCFGDPWEGAVPATQVAGVGKRLLDLGCSQLSLGDTIGVATAGQVEALIGQFSDVGTLAVHFHDTYGQALANTLAALRCGVSTVDSSAGGLGGCPYAESATGNLATEDLVWMLDGLGVETGVDLDALVATSKWMAGKLGRPSPSRVVNALAG, encoded by the coding sequence ATGGGCACGCGAGAGCTGGGGCTGCCCGATCGCGTCCCGTCCGCCGCCGCGCTGCCGGAGCGCGTGACGATCTGGGAGGTCGGCCCGCGGGACGGTCTGCAGAACGAGAAGTCGATCGTTCCGGTCGGGGTGAAGCTCGAATTCCTGGACAAACTCGCCGATGCCGGGCTGACCACGCTCGAAGCGACCAGTTTCGTGAGCCCCAAATGGGTGCCGCAGCTGGCCGACGCCGAGCAGCTCCTGGCCGGGCTCGAAAAGCGTGAAGGCGTCCGGTACCCGGTGCTCGTCCCGAACGAGCGCGGGCTGGACAGGGCGCTGGAGGCCGGGGTCTCGCATATCGCGATCTTCGCCAGCGCCACCGAGACCTTCGCCAAGAAGAACCTCAACTCGACGGTGGACGACCAGTTCGCGATGTTCGAACCCGTCGTGACCCGGGCGCGGGCCGAAGGTCTCGACGTCCGCGGGTACGTGTCGATGTGTTTCGGCGACCCGTGGGAGGGCGCCGTTCCGGCCACTCAGGTCGCCGGGGTGGGCAAACGGCTCCTGGACCTGGGCTGTTCGCAGCTTTCGCTCGGGGACACGATCGGCGTCGCCACCGCCGGCCAGGTCGAGGCACTGATCGGGCAGTTCTCCGACGTCGGCACCCTGGCCGTCCATTTCCACGACACGTACGGCCAGGCGCTCGCGAACACCTTGGCCGCCCTTCGCTGCGGTGTGTCCACTGTGGACTCGTCCGCCGGCGGGCTGGGCGGCTGCCCGTACGCCGAATCGGCCACCGGGAACCTCGCGACCGAGGATCTGGTCTGGATGCTCGACGGTCTCGGCGTCGAGACCGGTGTCGATCTCGACGCGCTGGTGGCGACGAGCAAGTGGATGGCGGGCAAGCTCGGCAGGCCGAGTCCGTCCCGGGTGGTCAACGCACTCGCGGGTTAG
- a CDS encoding TNT domain-containing protein gives MTDPSEAGTGPIRVPVQYDPPTTPHGVRAPYAPSPWPPAVAPLRVPLPPPPVAPPPMGALRTERESVIALFLVHMFPIGHLPVAMGKPARQLPLPGGGSGPQDHPEADVLDDLDALSHVSSGFRRAPTTPSVVPPPELTRGHDPWGGESQEDWRERFVGETSYVWPPGEGGIDAATPVMLEVGTHLDRFGDQHGRVFAEDATLYSMRSAPPDQVAAYRRYRVVRPLPVWRSVTAEWFGQPGGGVRFRAVLGADELVTLGFLADVTGEVR, from the coding sequence GTGACCGATCCGAGCGAGGCCGGAACGGGCCCGATCCGGGTGCCTGTCCAGTACGACCCCCCGACCACACCTCACGGTGTGCGCGCTCCGTACGCGCCTTCGCCGTGGCCGCCCGCGGTGGCACCGTTGCGAGTGCCCTTGCCACCGCCGCCCGTCGCCCCGCCGCCCATGGGCGCCTTGCGGACCGAACGCGAGAGCGTGATCGCGCTGTTTCTCGTGCACATGTTCCCCATCGGGCATCTCCCGGTGGCCATGGGCAAACCCGCGCGCCAGTTGCCGCTCCCCGGCGGCGGTTCCGGTCCGCAGGATCACCCCGAGGCGGACGTGCTGGACGATCTGGACGCGTTGTCGCACGTCAGTAGCGGGTTCCGGCGAGCCCCGACGACCCCGTCGGTCGTTCCCCCGCCGGAATTGACCAGGGGGCACGACCCGTGGGGCGGGGAGTCCCAAGAGGACTGGCGAGAGCGTTTCGTGGGCGAAACGAGCTATGTGTGGCCTCCCGGCGAGGGCGGGATCGACGCGGCGACACCGGTGATGCTCGAGGTGGGTACCCACCTCGACCGCTTCGGGGACCAGCACGGCCGGGTGTTCGCCGAAGACGCGACCTTGTATTCGATGCGCTCGGCACCGCCGGACCAGGTCGCCGCGTACCGGCGTTACCGCGTCGTCCGGCCGTTGCCGGTCTGGCGTTCGGTGACCGCCGAGTGGTTCGGCCAGCCCGGCGGCGGAGTGCGCTTCCGCGCGGTGCTGGGCGCCGATGAACTCGTCACGCTGGGCTTCCTGGCGGACGTCACGGGGGAGGTTCGGTGA
- the hisN gene encoding histidinol-phosphatase: MTVPGYENDLELATRLADAADAITTARFRALDLAVERKPDRTPVTDADTAVEDAIRAILATERPDDEVLGEERGGSAATGRAWVLDPIDGTKNFLRGVPVWATLIALVEDGTPVVGLISAPLLGRRWWAATGDGAWMSDSAGERRLAVSKVASLEDAYLSTTDLNSWVEYHSREKYVDLVDACWESRAFGDFWQHCLIAEGALDIVAECIVNPWDVAAAQVLVTEAGGRFSDLNGEARYDNGSALSTNGLLHDEALAILKR; this comes from the coding sequence GTGACCGTGCCTGGCTACGAGAATGATCTGGAACTCGCCACCCGGCTGGCCGACGCCGCCGACGCCATCACCACCGCCCGGTTCCGCGCGCTGGACCTGGCCGTGGAACGCAAACCGGACCGGACTCCGGTCACCGACGCGGACACCGCGGTCGAAGACGCGATCCGTGCGATCCTCGCCACAGAACGCCCGGACGACGAGGTACTCGGCGAGGAACGCGGCGGTTCAGCCGCGACCGGCCGCGCCTGGGTGCTCGACCCGATCGACGGGACCAAGAACTTCCTGCGCGGCGTCCCGGTCTGGGCGACGCTGATCGCGCTGGTCGAAGACGGCACGCCCGTGGTGGGCCTGATCAGCGCGCCGCTGCTCGGCCGCCGCTGGTGGGCGGCCACCGGGGACGGCGCCTGGATGAGCGACTCCGCGGGCGAACGTCGCCTCGCGGTGTCGAAGGTCGCGTCGCTCGAAGACGCGTATCTGTCCACAACGGACCTGAACTCGTGGGTGGAGTACCACTCGCGGGAGAAGTACGTCGACCTCGTCGACGCGTGCTGGGAAAGCCGCGCTTTCGGCGATTTCTGGCAGCACTGCCTGATCGCCGAGGGCGCGCTCGACATCGTCGCCGAATGCATCGTGAACCCTTGGGACGTCGCCGCGGCCCAGGTCCTGGTCACCGAAGCCGGTGGCCGGTTCAGCGATCTGAACGGGGAAGCGCGCTACGACAACGGCTCGGCCCTGTCGACGAACGGCCTCCTCCACGACGAGGCTTTGGCCATCCTGAAGCGCTGA
- a CDS encoding response regulator transcription factor — translation MVLLAEDDPAIADPLSRALQREGYEVRVVGDGPAALDATESDRVDLLVLDLGLPGMDGLEVCRRLRASGTEVPVLMLTARTDEVDFVVGLDAGADDYVAKPFRLAELLARIRALLRRRAPEVLEAGGVRMDLGARMVTVDLHEVQLANKEFELLRVLMSRAGQVVSRDEILAEVWNDLESKTSKTLDMHMSWLRRKLSIAADEAAGRAGKPGGNGDGERRIATVRGVGFRFNAE, via the coding sequence ATGGTGCTACTCGCCGAGGACGACCCGGCCATCGCCGATCCCCTTTCGCGCGCTCTTCAGCGGGAGGGGTACGAGGTGCGTGTCGTCGGTGACGGCCCGGCCGCGCTCGACGCGACCGAAAGCGATCGCGTCGATCTCCTGGTCCTCGATCTCGGGCTGCCCGGGATGGACGGCCTCGAGGTGTGCCGGCGCCTGCGCGCCAGCGGGACCGAGGTGCCCGTGCTGATGCTCACCGCGCGCACCGACGAGGTCGACTTCGTGGTCGGGCTCGACGCCGGCGCCGACGACTACGTCGCCAAACCGTTCCGGCTCGCCGAACTGCTGGCCCGTATCCGGGCGCTGCTGCGGCGCCGGGCTCCCGAGGTGCTCGAAGCCGGGGGAGTGCGGATGGACCTCGGCGCCCGGATGGTCACCGTGGACCTGCACGAGGTGCAGCTGGCGAACAAGGAGTTCGAGCTGCTGCGCGTGCTGATGAGCCGCGCCGGTCAGGTGGTCAGCCGCGACGAAATCCTCGCCGAGGTGTGGAACGACCTCGAATCGAAGACCTCGAAGACCCTCGACATGCACATGTCGTGGCTGCGCCGGAAGCTCAGCATCGCCGCCGACGAAGCGGCGGGCAGGGCGGGCAAACCCGGCGGGAACGGCGACGGGGAACGGCGCATCGCGACCGTCCGCGGCGTCGGCTTCCGCTTCAACGCGGAATAG
- a CDS encoding ATP-binding protein codes for MRRRILLAILLAVAVTAAVLGIPLGITAWQLVENLNRENLASSARGIAATLDNEIAVGQPINLDLVRVAVPQGGLLTVRAQGQIEKRYGSDPGSDVVSERAPIALHGEVELAMPAGPMRTRQTQVTLLVVLLVVLSVGTGTVVATVTARRLAKPLRHVADRAVKLGGGDFRPDPKRYGVGELDMVAEALDASGSALAQLVQRERQLVGDVSHQLRSRLTALQLRLEPLTVHPDQDVVDEAKAAQEQADRLAEALDELLAAARAAREVGAEPVNLPEVLPAVSEEWRQLLRAEGRHLRLRVTDGLRVRATPGRLREVVNVLLDNALRHGAGTVTLAARRGDTDGTVVIEVADTGSGVPEELAPHIFERGFSGGGSTGVGLALARALIEADGGRLELSSKQPAVFSLFLKVPRPGDVAEVRWPAERVPR; via the coding sequence ATGCGCCGTCGCATCCTCCTGGCGATCCTGCTCGCCGTCGCGGTCACCGCGGCGGTGCTGGGCATCCCGCTCGGGATCACCGCCTGGCAGCTGGTCGAGAACCTCAACCGCGAGAACCTGGCTTCCTCGGCGCGCGGGATCGCGGCGACGCTGGACAACGAGATCGCCGTCGGCCAGCCGATCAACCTCGATCTGGTCCGGGTGGCCGTCCCGCAGGGCGGATTGCTGACGGTCCGCGCGCAGGGACAGATCGAGAAGCGGTACGGCAGCGACCCCGGCTCCGACGTCGTGTCCGAACGGGCGCCGATCGCGTTGCACGGCGAGGTCGAGCTGGCCATGCCCGCCGGGCCGATGCGCACCCGCCAGACCCAGGTGACGCTGCTCGTGGTGCTGCTGGTCGTACTGTCGGTGGGCACCGGCACGGTGGTCGCGACCGTGACCGCGCGACGGCTCGCGAAACCGCTGAGACACGTGGCCGATCGCGCGGTCAAACTCGGCGGCGGCGATTTCCGGCCGGATCCGAAGCGCTACGGCGTCGGCGAGCTCGACATGGTCGCCGAAGCGCTCGACGCGTCCGGCTCGGCGCTGGCGCAGCTCGTCCAGCGGGAACGTCAGCTCGTCGGCGATGTCTCCCACCAGCTGCGGAGCCGGTTGACCGCGTTGCAGCTGCGGCTCGAACCGCTCACGGTCCATCCCGATCAGGACGTCGTCGACGAGGCGAAGGCCGCGCAGGAACAGGCGGACCGGCTGGCGGAGGCTCTCGACGAGCTACTGGCCGCCGCGCGGGCGGCGCGCGAGGTCGGCGCGGAACCGGTGAATCTGCCCGAGGTGCTCCCCGCGGTTTCCGAGGAATGGCGACAGCTGCTTCGCGCCGAAGGCAGGCATCTGCGGCTTCGCGTCACCGATGGACTGAGGGTGCGGGCGACGCCGGGCCGGTTGCGCGAGGTCGTCAACGTCCTGCTCGACAACGCGTTGCGCCACGGCGCGGGAACGGTCACGCTCGCGGCGCGGCGCGGCGACACGGACGGCACCGTGGTCATCGAAGTCGCCGACACCGGTTCGGGGGTGCCCGAGGAGTTGGCGCCGCACATCTTCGAACGCGGGTTCTCCGGCGGCGGGTCGACCGGCGTCGGGCTCGCTCTCGCCCGTGCGCTCATCGAGGCCGACGGCGGACGGCTGGAGTTGTCGAGCAAACAGCCCGCGGTGTTCAGCCTCTTCCTGAAGGTCCCTCGGCCGGGCGATGTGGCCGAGGTGCGGTGGCCTGCCGAACGGGTCCCTCGGTAA
- a CDS encoding helix-turn-helix transcriptional regulator translates to MFEPNRTPVVVRATDPILHNGVCMTLRSRDDVWLVDGEAADPTMVALLVTDRLDEAMTQMLSALHHQGFTRIVLIAGEVDDNEILSAIEHGVCAVARRSEAGADVLVRLIKAAAAGEGALPPDLLGRLLHRVSRLQRQVLQPRGLHFGGMSSRETEVLKLVASGFSTQEIADQLCYSQRTVKSILHDVTNRFQLRNRSHAVAYALREGLI, encoded by the coding sequence ATGTTCGAACCGAACAGGACACCGGTGGTCGTCCGCGCCACCGATCCGATTTTGCACAACGGCGTCTGCATGACGCTCCGCTCCCGTGACGACGTCTGGCTGGTGGACGGGGAGGCGGCCGACCCGACCATGGTGGCCCTCCTGGTCACCGACCGCCTCGACGAGGCGATGACTCAGATGCTGTCCGCACTGCACCACCAGGGGTTCACCCGCATCGTGCTCATCGCGGGTGAAGTCGACGACAACGAGATCCTGAGCGCCATCGAGCACGGCGTCTGCGCGGTCGCCCGCCGTTCGGAGGCAGGCGCCGACGTCCTGGTCCGGCTGATCAAGGCGGCCGCCGCAGGTGAAGGGGCGCTCCCGCCCGATCTGCTCGGCAGGTTGCTGCACCGGGTCTCCCGGTTGCAGCGTCAGGTCCTGCAGCCGCGTGGCCTGCACTTCGGTGGCATGAGCAGCCGCGAAACCGAGGTGCTCAAACTGGTCGCGTCGGGGTTCTCGACGCAGGAAATCGCCGACCAGCTCTGCTATTCGCAGCGCACGGTGAAGAGCATCCTGCACGACGTGACCAACCGGTTCCAGCTCCGGAACCGTTCGCACGCGGTGGCTTACGCACTGCGCGAGGGATTGATCTGA